A window of the Isosphaera pallida ATCC 43644 genome harbors these coding sequences:
- a CDS encoding tetratricopeptide repeat protein, with protein sequence MSAVTPPTDVKPTSDLQNSPLEDNHPTDVSSEPWTPERAADWNRYYDLYVVGFTLLAILILSCNVISDSPIWAHLAVGRQIAEAGQPAQTATASVLHGGERWINIPWLFQAAAYQLYQLGERLAPTGGSISGLLTFGLGPRYDELTPGQQIEWARQFAAGTLGFSTGLIALLTAWVLLRIRRPGPGAWWAALTTLIAFGAVPFAVSRTIEGRTVLEGWTILQGGIAGQPRVEPAAWALLPAVLTLSILLKATLAGDDRPRRTIWLLPLLLAWWANLHESFVIGTIWVAACLPAGRNGRLGPLYGLPLLALCLAATLLNPSTISAWPVALTSLLDDVPIFGGRSNADLAGDAILGVRILWIAAVALGLASFGLNRERFSLARLNLFLIASALFAFSVAQAGLFALVWAATMTLNGQEWWHRTFGEQARIDTFWTLWSTGGRALTLVGIIALMGWSLSGFGSTALSGLPIVGLGYDRSRFSFDAAEFLRDSRFEGGILNTNTSQGDALLWIGQGRFPTLIDSRPNLATAADRELIRGYREKLRDDPNQLADFFKERNISAIMIPAGYVGLQPRFKRVGGLDAQALNTYARLMNNPDFTPFYDDGNVVMFGRVPRRPLDVPLFDSQQIALIANRAGSIPQADARAIVTNRLDPNDLAFRRPTVVPTTPRPPARTSWVDRFFTRRFLTGGQPRSIAALRWLERTMLGAKENTLVIATPADCLLAIRNARLALATDPDDHFAYKFLANAYRDLLTHESALIAGIEPTVENAALLTQVRTRADLLNLRFLQRLTALNYAIQTAPPPRDQAGREDLAGLHFDLAQAYRIAGFVDLAYQHDRIAYDLIPPDARTEAFESQLGQIEQTKERIDQVLDQAKLAPNITQIDLANRAMDLGAAQFALDQLETAYNLNFAPRITPLMLMDLYCQIGQPDGASKVYQDLASNPDLDQAEVAFRQGRYRVLLGDYDGARESWAGPFGSITRTRSERVIGKLTTVSRFIKGNPEFLLASFVNQAEARSTRALASYYFNLGLVQLESGNPVEAGDSLTKALDLQPDLAVRPVMEYYLNQLGRPIPPAPDRSANRTASDASNDQPSSDSQSVSSPPIAVTQPPPATDTPVEPRTQPVPQPEENPPRQSTPSDPPASANPDRA encoded by the coding sequence ATGAGCGCCGTCACGCCCCCCACCGACGTGAAACCGACCTCCGACTTGCAGAACAGCCCCCTTGAGGACAACCACCCAACGGACGTCTCGTCCGAGCCATGGACCCCCGAGCGAGCCGCCGACTGGAATCGCTACTACGACCTCTATGTGGTCGGCTTCACCCTGCTGGCGATTCTCATCCTCTCCTGCAACGTGATCTCCGACTCGCCAATTTGGGCTCATCTGGCGGTTGGGCGTCAGATCGCCGAGGCTGGTCAACCGGCCCAGACCGCGACCGCCTCGGTTCTTCATGGCGGCGAGCGTTGGATCAACATCCCCTGGTTGTTTCAGGCCGCTGCGTATCAGCTTTATCAGCTGGGCGAGCGTTTGGCACCCACTGGCGGGTCGATCAGCGGCTTGTTGACCTTCGGCCTAGGACCGCGCTACGACGAACTGACACCCGGTCAACAAATCGAATGGGCACGACAATTCGCCGCAGGAACCCTAGGGTTCTCAACCGGCCTGATCGCCTTGCTCACCGCCTGGGTTCTTCTCCGAATCCGTCGGCCCGGACCAGGCGCTTGGTGGGCGGCCTTAACCACCTTGATCGCGTTCGGAGCCGTCCCATTCGCGGTCTCACGCACCATCGAGGGCAGGACCGTGTTGGAAGGATGGACCATCCTTCAAGGGGGAATCGCCGGTCAGCCTCGGGTGGAACCGGCCGCCTGGGCGCTGCTTCCAGCCGTGTTGACCCTCTCGATTCTTCTCAAAGCCACCCTCGCCGGCGATGATCGCCCCCGCCGCACCATCTGGCTGTTACCGTTATTGTTGGCGTGGTGGGCCAACCTTCATGAATCGTTTGTGATCGGCACGATTTGGGTGGCTGCCTGCCTGCCCGCGGGTCGCAACGGACGTCTAGGACCACTGTATGGCCTGCCTCTGCTGGCGCTCTGTCTGGCCGCGACTCTGCTCAACCCCTCCACAATTTCGGCCTGGCCGGTGGCGTTGACTTCGCTCCTCGACGACGTGCCGATCTTCGGCGGACGCTCCAACGCCGATCTGGCGGGCGACGCGATCTTGGGTGTTCGCATCCTCTGGATCGCCGCGGTCGCTCTGGGGTTGGCCTCCTTCGGCCTCAACCGCGAACGATTCTCTTTGGCGCGACTCAATCTCTTCCTGATCGCTTCGGCACTCTTCGCGTTTTCGGTTGCCCAGGCTGGTTTGTTTGCCCTGGTCTGGGCTGCCACCATGACCCTCAACGGCCAGGAGTGGTGGCACCGCACCTTTGGCGAGCAGGCCCGGATCGACACCTTCTGGACCTTATGGTCGACCGGGGGACGTGCCTTGACTCTGGTGGGGATCATTGCCCTGATGGGCTGGTCGCTCTCCGGCTTTGGCTCCACCGCGCTCTCGGGCTTGCCGATCGTCGGCCTGGGATACGACCGTTCCCGCTTTAGCTTCGACGCGGCCGAGTTTCTCCGCGACTCGCGATTCGAAGGCGGGATTCTCAACACCAACACCTCCCAAGGTGATGCCCTGCTCTGGATCGGTCAAGGACGGTTTCCCACCCTGATCGACTCTCGGCCCAACCTCGCCACCGCCGCCGACCGCGAATTGATCCGCGGCTACCGCGAGAAGCTCCGCGACGATCCCAACCAACTGGCCGACTTCTTCAAAGAGCGAAACATCAGTGCGATTATGATTCCGGCCGGATACGTCGGGTTGCAGCCCCGTTTCAAACGAGTCGGCGGTTTGGACGCCCAGGCACTCAACACCTACGCCCGTTTGATGAACAATCCTGACTTCACCCCGTTTTACGACGATGGCAACGTGGTGATGTTCGGGCGGGTTCCCCGGCGTCCGCTCGATGTGCCGTTGTTCGACTCCCAACAGATCGCCCTGATCGCCAATCGCGCTGGTTCCATTCCTCAAGCCGACGCGCGGGCGATCGTCACCAACCGCCTCGACCCCAACGATCTGGCGTTCCGCCGTCCCACCGTGGTACCCACCACGCCCAGACCACCAGCTCGCACCTCGTGGGTTGATCGGTTTTTCACCCGTCGCTTCCTCACCGGCGGCCAACCCCGCTCGATCGCCGCGCTGCGGTGGTTGGAACGAACCATGCTGGGCGCGAAGGAAAACACGCTTGTCATCGCCACTCCAGCCGATTGTCTGCTGGCGATTCGCAACGCCCGGCTCGCGCTGGCGACCGACCCCGACGATCATTTCGCCTATAAGTTCCTGGCCAACGCCTACCGCGATCTGCTCACCCACGAATCAGCTTTGATCGCCGGCATCGAGCCAACCGTCGAAAACGCCGCCCTCCTCACTCAGGTTCGAACCCGCGCCGATTTGCTCAACCTTCGTTTTCTGCAACGCCTCACCGCGTTGAACTACGCCATCCAGACCGCGCCACCGCCACGCGACCAGGCTGGTCGGGAAGACCTGGCGGGACTTCACTTCGATCTCGCACAAGCCTATCGTATCGCGGGCTTCGTGGACTTGGCCTACCAACACGATCGCATCGCCTACGACTTGATCCCGCCCGACGCCCGTACCGAAGCGTTCGAGTCGCAACTTGGACAGATCGAACAGACCAAGGAGCGGATCGACCAAGTGTTGGATCAGGCTAAGCTCGCTCCCAACATCACCCAGATCGACCTAGCTAATCGGGCGATGGATCTCGGCGCGGCCCAGTTTGCCCTGGATCAGTTGGAGACCGCCTACAATCTCAATTTCGCACCTAGGATCACGCCGCTGATGTTGATGGACCTCTATTGTCAGATTGGTCAACCCGATGGCGCGTCCAAGGTCTACCAGGATTTGGCTAGCAACCCCGATCTGGATCAAGCTGAGGTGGCGTTCCGTCAAGGGCGTTACCGCGTTTTACTGGGCGACTACGACGGAGCGCGGGAATCCTGGGCGGGACCGTTTGGTTCGATCACCCGGACCCGTTCTGAACGGGTGATTGGTAAACTCACCACCGTGAGTCGATTCATCAAGGGGAACCCCGAATTCTTGCTGGCCAGTTTCGTCAACCAGGCCGAAGCGCGATCGACCCGCGCGTTAGCGAGTTACTACTTCAACTTGGGTCTGGTCCAGCTGGAATCGGGCAATCCTGTCGAGGCAGGCGACTCCTTGACCAAGGCGCTCGACCTGCAGCCCGACCTGGCGGTTCGTCCAGTGATGGAATACTATCTCAATCAGTTGGGACGCCCAATCCCACCCGCGCCCGATCGTTCGGCCAACAGAACGGCTTCGGACGCCTCCAATGATCAACCTTCGTCCGATTCCCAATCAGTTTCCAGCCCACCCATCGCCGTGACCCAACCCCCTCCGGCAACCGACACACCGGTCGAGCCTCGAACTCAACCGGTCCCCCAACCGGAAGAAAACCCGCCCCGTCAATCAACTCCGTCGGACCCTCCCGCATCGGCCAATCCCGACAGGGCGTGA
- a CDS encoding DNA-directed RNA polymerase sigma-70 factor produces MSPRRDEVEPHRQPSTLTTAMRLIKTNAPGAEGVLYLMCRHQMVRIVRSQFRGALPLGDHEDVISEAFFDVLQQIRSAPPGRLNHSEDFWKLFRRIAHCKFYKLRGRPRGFTRESLETLVRNPSTAMLLRELWSRFDVPASHRSRMSRSHKRAVWPYAESFRILVKRCNEPQRQWLRQALKTESWDEQSPLGGRIAALWREINHKAEGWNKIVQAHSDSEVEAVLIDEIGQSGLDMVEFRDIVDALNRKLRSHPKLLTVLERKLQGCSNNEIAEHLGCTPRYVIYLTNALVEHIRDILGDEEDEEI; encoded by the coding sequence ATGTCGCCCCGGCGCGACGAAGTCGAGCCACATCGTCAGCCGAGTACCTTGACCACCGCGATGCGGTTGATCAAAACCAATGCCCCTGGCGCGGAGGGGGTGTTGTATTTGATGTGCCGTCATCAGATGGTGCGGATCGTGCGGAGTCAATTCCGAGGCGCGCTGCCGTTGGGCGACCACGAGGACGTGATTTCCGAGGCGTTCTTTGACGTTCTCCAACAGATTCGGTCGGCTCCTCCAGGTCGTCTCAATCATTCGGAGGATTTTTGGAAGCTGTTCCGCCGAATCGCCCACTGCAAGTTTTACAAACTACGGGGCCGTCCCCGAGGATTCACCCGCGAATCCCTGGAGACGTTGGTGCGCAATCCCTCGACGGCGATGTTGCTGCGCGAGTTGTGGAGCCGGTTTGATGTGCCGGCGTCGCACCGCTCCCGCATGTCCCGCAGCCACAAACGGGCGGTTTGGCCCTATGCCGAGTCGTTCCGCATCTTGGTCAAGCGTTGTAATGAACCACAACGCCAGTGGTTGCGCCAAGCGTTGAAGACCGAAAGCTGGGATGAGCAATCTCCCTTAGGGGGACGGATCGCCGCACTTTGGCGGGAGATTAATCACAAGGCGGAAGGCTGGAACAAGATCGTTCAAGCCCACAGCGATAGCGAAGTGGAAGCGGTGCTGATCGACGAGATTGGTCAATCGGGCCTAGACATGGTGGAATTCCGCGACATCGTGGATGCCTTGAACCGCAAACTCCGCTCGCATCCGAAATTGCTAACGGTGTTGGAACGCAAGCTCCAAGGATGTTCCAACAACGAGATCGCCGAACATCTGGGCTGCACCCCACGTTACGTCATCTATTTGACCAACGCGCTGGTGGAACACATCCGTGACATTCTTGGCGATGAGGAGGACGAGGAGATCTGA
- a CDS encoding repeat-companion domain-containing protein yields MPPEETRFIESRVPNQRDWLDPDWREHAPFYQAIRQAADDDPVPALILADWWEDQGHWEQAALVRLRVESESLPATNPRHHEARVQADCRERVIMSRTTWRTGEEWPSRGAEDVPPGFRLATRGLVARWRHGLPDMIFWEGATHPPNLIQDAIDLAPLTGLNLFWCDRSHVSELQRLSWPTPPRRLWIRLDDFESNRGTLLTQLLDAWNAHDSLVELSLPVETLLGPDESADLLLVRLPRRLKRLHLTSTASHLDDQARPLGDAGLARLIDWEGLKSLETLALTHQRLTDRSALRLALAPALKGLQHLDLSANLIGNRGVQALSTSGYLRGLRTLKLAGNALGNAAARSIGSSHVLRNLQELDLSSNHLGDSGLQFLLSSEFLAELSVLEVGGNRIELKLEGVAGWDRFDDGPRIQKLNLCYNPVDAERGLPRIFETPALQDLVIGEVRGLDLASLPEAWIRSQRWTRLRRLDARNARLPDDLARAWMAACLGQLDVIQGSVVEASWLGAPSF; encoded by the coding sequence ATGCCTCCCGAAGAGACCCGGTTCATCGAGTCGCGCGTCCCAAATCAACGGGATTGGCTTGATCCCGACTGGCGTGAGCACGCGCCGTTTTACCAAGCGATTCGTCAAGCGGCCGACGACGACCCAGTTCCGGCGTTGATCCTTGCGGACTGGTGGGAGGACCAGGGACATTGGGAACAAGCCGCCTTGGTACGGTTGCGGGTCGAGAGCGAGTCGCTTCCTGCCACCAACCCCCGCCACCATGAAGCCCGGGTTCAGGCCGACTGTCGAGAGCGGGTCATCATGTCGCGCACGACGTGGCGCACCGGGGAAGAGTGGCCCTCCCGCGGGGCCGAGGACGTGCCGCCGGGGTTTCGATTGGCGACCCGGGGGTTGGTGGCCCGTTGGAGGCACGGTCTACCCGACATGATCTTTTGGGAAGGCGCGACCCACCCGCCAAACCTAATTCAGGACGCGATCGACCTCGCGCCTCTAACCGGTCTGAATCTGTTTTGGTGCGATCGCTCCCACGTCTCCGAGTTGCAACGTCTCTCGTGGCCCACCCCTCCACGTCGCCTCTGGATTCGCCTGGACGATTTCGAATCGAATCGGGGAACCCTCCTGACTCAACTCCTCGACGCCTGGAACGCCCACGACTCCCTGGTGGAGCTAAGCCTACCAGTGGAGACCCTGCTCGGACCCGACGAGTCCGCCGACCTTCTCCTCGTTCGACTTCCCCGCAGGTTGAAACGATTGCATCTCACCTCGACAGCCAGCCATCTCGACGACCAAGCACGCCCTCTTGGCGACGCGGGCCTAGCACGTTTGATCGACTGGGAGGGCTTGAAGAGCCTCGAAACGCTCGCGCTGACCCATCAGAGACTCACCGATCGTTCCGCGTTGCGACTGGCGCTTGCCCCCGCCTTGAAAGGGTTGCAGCACCTCGACCTCTCCGCCAACCTGATTGGTAATCGCGGTGTTCAAGCGTTGAGTACATCAGGGTATTTGAGAGGGTTACGGACCTTGAAATTGGCGGGCAATGCCTTAGGGAACGCCGCGGCGCGTTCGATTGGGTCGAGTCATGTCCTACGGAATCTTCAAGAACTCGATCTTTCCTCCAACCATCTCGGAGATTCGGGCTTACAATTCTTGTTGAGTTCCGAGTTCCTGGCGGAGCTTTCGGTCTTGGAAGTCGGTGGCAATCGGATCGAATTGAAGCTGGAGGGAGTGGCCGGATGGGATCGTTTCGATGACGGTCCACGCATCCAAAAACTGAATCTCTGCTACAATCCGGTGGATGCCGAGCGAGGGTTACCGAGGATTTTCGAGACACCGGCGTTGCAGGATCTCGTGATTGGCGAGGTGAGGGGATTAGATTTGGCGTCGTTGCCCGAGGCATGGATTCGAAGTCAGCGGTGGACTCGCCTCCGTCGCCTGGACGCGCGGAATGCTCGCCTCCCGGACGACCTGGCCAGGGCTTGGATGGCCGCTTGTCTTGGCCAACTGGATGTGATTCAAGGGAGTGTGGTCGAAGCGTCGTGGTTGGGCGCTCCCTCTTTCTGA